DNA sequence from the Heterodontus francisci isolate sHetFra1 unplaced genomic scaffold, sHetFra1.hap1 HAP1_SCAFFOLD_1203, whole genome shotgun sequence genome:
CTCATTCAGATGTTGGGGATGTGGTGTGGTGGCTCTAAATCATCCCCTCCCCTCAATCCGAGCTGCTCTCTTCAGGAAAAAGCTATTGTCCACTCTGTCCCTCAACAGCCTCTATCGTCCACTCTGTGTCCCGCGACAGCCTCTCAGCAGCTCCCTTTGGCTGCAAGCAGAGTCTCAGTGGGCAGCTGGAACAcgcagtggaaagagagagagagggtaggagCCCCACCCTCGTGCTGCTGTCTCCTTCAACACGGactccctcacttccctcacctCTTCTATCACTCCCCACCTCAGACTGGAAAAGTGATCAGACTCCCAgcaacacgctgacactctctgtccccatGAACAGCTTGTCAGCAAAGCCCCCACCTCAGTCATTAACCCCgcaagtcagtctctctctctctctctgatcatctctctgtctgtctgtgtgtgtctctctctctcttcctctctctgtctgtctctctctcactcgttaaacaggcagatgttcaggcaccaaaatgaggaagcccatgacagtctctgatccacaatggATTTATTAGTAATATAatagttcagtccaaacatcagttcccaTTCTTCCCTTCTCGAATAACTCTCTGTCCAAAGGCAACTCTCCAACTGGGCAAAATCCCAgcccttaaaaaaaaaactagaatgAGCCTTACcaactctctattaacactgaaatgagtccagtttcattaaagggaccagcattttcattattgtcatccctctctctctctccctctctgtctctgtgtgtgtgtgtctctctctctctctcgctgcctgtgtgtgtgtcttgctctctcgctctctctctgtatgtctctctctctctctgtctctgtgtgtctgtctctcgctctctctctctctctgtctgtgtgtgtctctctctctgtgcctcgctctctcctcctccctgtctctccttctctccctctccctgtctctctttctctccttctccatccttctctccctctccctgtctctccttctctccctctccctgtctctccttctctccctctccctgtctctccttctctccctctctctgcctctccctgtcttctCATTCTCCCTGTCTTCTCATTCTCCCTGTCTTCTCATTCTCCCTGTCTCTCATTCTCCCTGTCTCTcattctccctgtctctccctctccctgtctctccctctccctgtctctccctctccctgtctctccctctccctggctcTCCCTCTCCCTGGCTCTCCCTCTCCCTGGCTCTCCCTCTCCCTGGCTCTCCCTCTCCCTGGCTCTCCCTCTCCCTGGCTCTCCCTCTCCCTGGCTCTCCCTCTCCCTGGCTCTCCCTCTCCCTGGCTCTCATTCTCCCTGGCTCTCATTCTCCCTGGCTCTCATTCTCCCTGGCTCTCATTCTCCCTGGCTCTCATTCTCCCTGGCTCTCATTCTCCCTGGCTCTCATTCTCCCTGGCTCTCACTCTCCCTGGCTCTCACTCTCCCTGGCTCTCACTCTCCCTGGCTCTCACTCTCCCTGGCTCTCACTCTCCCTGGCTCTCACTCTCCCTGGCTCTCACTCTCCctggctctcactctccctgtctctcactctccctgtctctcactctccctgtctctcactctccctggctctcactctccctggctctcactctccctggctctccctctccctgtctctccctctccctggctcTCCCTCTCCCTGGCTCTCACTTTCTCCTCTTTATCTGCTGTTAGGCTCTGCAATGGAATGGAGGGTCCCTGTGCCCCTCATCCCTCCCGCCCTGTCCtgtgctccctccccctcccccaacattaCCCACTGCCTTACCCGTCACTCTGCCAGGTCTCCTGTTGGCCCGCTTCCCTCGGGCATCACCCTCTGGCTCTGTCTTAcgctctcgctcacactctctcgctctctgtcactcgctcactctctctatctgtcactctctctctctctctctctctctctctcactctgtctctctctcgctctgacgctctctctctttctggccttcgctctgtctgtctctcgctctgtctctctcactctctctctctcacacacgctctacctctctctctgggtgctggCTCCACTAGGCACAGGACAGGTTGAATGGTCTCGGAGTTGGTGACAAtacggaggagagggagggagggagggagtgcgtgagggaggaaggaggggatggggaggggagggaatagTGTGTAGGTTTTATATTAATAGACAGGGCCGATGCTGACTGGAGTGAGTCAGACACACAAGAGCCGGAACAATGGCGGCCATTGACTGGTgtaacccctcccccattcccagcACAGGGCACCATCAGATACAATACactcgctccccttccctccactcccctccccttccctccactcccctcccctcccctccaatccccttccctccactcccctccccttccaatcccctgcccttccctccactcccctgcccttccctccactcccctgccctacCCCCCTCTCCTctcacatccactcctctcccctcccctcccgaatCCCTCCTGTCCAttacccccctctcccctcccctcaaaacccctcccttccccccaccaatcGCATCTCATCCACTCTCCCCTCCAAACCCCTCCTCTTCTACCCTCCCCACCCCCTTTCTAATCTGACCCCTCCCCTCTAAATCCCTCTCCTCCATCCCCCTCCTTGCACACCCTTcccctcgcacactgaaacacacacaggctcatacactctgactcacacacacaggctcatacactctgactctctcacacacacacacacatgctcatacactctcactcacacacacacacacagactcgagcattggaagggtgcttttctgaatggagggatgtaactagtggtgttccgcagggatcagtgctgggacctttgctctttgtagtatatataaatgatttggaggaaaatgtaactggtctgattagtaagttagcggatgacacaaaggttggtggagttgcggataatgatgaggattgtccaaggatacagcaggatatagatcggttggagacttgggcggagaaatggcagatggagtttaatccagacaaatgtgaggtaatgcattttggaagatctaatacaggtgggaagtatacagtaaatggcagaacccttaggagtattgacaggcagagagatctgggcgtacaggtccacaggtcactgaaagtggcaacgcaggtggataaggtagtcaagaaggcatacggcatgcttgccttcatcggtcggggcatagaatataaaaattggcaagtcatgttgcagctgtacagaaccttagttaggccacacttagaatattgcgtgcaattctggttgccacactaccagaaggatgtgaaggctttggagagggtacagaagaggtttaccaggatgttgcctggtctggagggcattagctatgaggagaggttggataaactcggattgttttcactggaacgatggaagtggaggggcgacatgatagaggtttgcaaagttttgagcggcatggacagagtggataatcagaagctttttcccagggtggaagagtcagttactaggggacataggtttaaggtgcgaggggcaaagtttagaggggatgtgcgaggcaagttcttgacacagagggtggtgagtgcctggaacttgctgccaggggaggtggtggaagcaggtacgata
Encoded proteins:
- the LOC137361931 gene encoding serine-rich adhesin for platelets-like, producing VFSFSLSLILPVSHSPCLSLSLSLPLPVSPSPCLSLSLALPLPGSPSPWLSLSLALPLPGSPSPWLSLSLALPLPGSPSPWLSFSLALILPGSHSPWLSFSLALILPGSHSPWLSFSLALTLPGSHSPWLSLSLALTLPGSHSPWLSLSLALTLPGSHSPCLSLSLSLTLPVSHSPWLSLSLALTLPGSPSPCLSLSLALPLPGSHFLLFICC